Proteins encoded within one genomic window of Kibdelosporangium phytohabitans:
- a CDS encoding UbiA family prenyltransferase, with product MTARTDASQAIAKPGVLRTIRSYARLVKFQFVLDFYLAPIIAWTALAPLLKTDGDTLVTLLFFALGQAGVLFAVMTLDDVTGIKDGSDHANYVAANKSQLRPLKRKPLLTGELTVAQAQRYGYLSLVWGAAWWLAAVLHTDHQQGWILVVTGLLLTLSVQYSWGLKLSYYGLGELVLLFSAAAFLIAPYGLATGELPALVLVEGLLFGFGQLMIAGYSNTNDIDGDKAAGRRTVAVMTSGTRYGNVVFLGLLTTANILVILVPAFAGWVPWWLPFALLPAIVLRLRQYAGFVRNQGAPLVARIRGVLVFRTTVVCVLAVNILYIGF from the coding sequence ATGACGGCGCGTACCGATGCCTCCCAAGCGATCGCGAAACCCGGAGTTCTCCGGACGATCCGAAGTTACGCCAGACTGGTGAAGTTCCAGTTCGTCCTCGATTTCTACCTGGCGCCGATCATCGCGTGGACCGCGTTGGCCCCGTTGCTCAAGACCGACGGGGACACACTGGTCACGTTGCTGTTCTTCGCACTCGGCCAAGCCGGGGTGCTGTTCGCCGTGATGACGCTCGACGACGTGACGGGGATCAAGGACGGCAGTGACCACGCGAACTACGTGGCCGCCAACAAGAGCCAGCTGCGCCCCCTCAAACGCAAGCCGCTGCTGACCGGCGAGCTGACTGTGGCGCAGGCCCAGCGCTACGGCTATCTCAGCCTCGTGTGGGGAGCGGCCTGGTGGCTCGCCGCGGTCCTGCACACCGATCACCAGCAGGGCTGGATCCTTGTGGTGACAGGGTTGTTGCTGACGTTGAGCGTGCAGTACTCGTGGGGTCTCAAGCTCAGCTACTACGGGCTGGGCGAGCTGGTGCTGTTGTTCTCCGCGGCGGCGTTCCTGATCGCCCCGTACGGACTGGCCACGGGTGAGCTGCCCGCGCTGGTCCTGGTCGAGGGCCTGCTGTTCGGGTTCGGCCAGCTGATGATCGCGGGGTACTCCAACACCAACGACATCGACGGGGACAAGGCCGCCGGCCGCCGGACGGTCGCGGTGATGACCTCCGGGACACGCTACGGCAACGTGGTCTTCCTCGGTCTGCTCACCACCGCGAACATCCTGGTGATCCTGGTGCCGGCGTTCGCCGGGTGGGTGCCGTGGTGGCTGCCGTTCGCGCTGCTGCCCGCGATCGTGTTGCGGCTGCGGCAGTACGCCGGGTTCGTGCGCAACCAGGGAGCTCCGCTGGTGGCCAGGATCCGCGGCGTGCTGGTGTTCCGCACGACCGTGGTGTGCGTGCTGGCCGTCAACATCCTCTACATCGGATTCTGA
- a CDS encoding class I SAM-dependent methyltransferase, whose protein sequence is MCRVCGGSVEEFLDLGRQPLSDAFRDPADTRPEYFFRLAVGQCATCTMVQLVEEVPRERMFHEDYPYHSSGSAVMREHFQRLAGRLLETELSGADPFVVEIGCNDGIMLRTIGQAGVRHLGVEPSGGVAEVARSNGVNVRTDFFQESTAVEVREEHGPADVIYAANTFCHIPYVESIFAGIDALLGPDGVFVFEDPYLGDIVAKTSFDQIYDEHFYLFSARSVAAMARHFGFELVDVERLEVHGGEVRYTLARLGARTPAPAVAELLAEEEEADLANLTTLRRFAGNVHTIRDDLRTLLKDLRAQGKRVVAYGATAKSATVANFCGIGPDLVEFVCDTTPAKQGRLTPGSHIPVRPADAFAEPYPDYALLFAWNHAEEIMGKEQEYEQAGGRWILYVPKVTVE, encoded by the coding sequence ATGTGCCGTGTCTGCGGCGGTTCGGTCGAGGAGTTCCTCGACCTCGGCAGGCAACCGCTGTCCGACGCGTTCCGCGATCCGGCCGACACGCGGCCGGAGTACTTCTTCCGTCTCGCTGTGGGCCAATGCGCGACCTGCACCATGGTGCAACTGGTCGAGGAGGTCCCGCGCGAGCGGATGTTCCACGAGGACTACCCGTACCACTCCTCCGGATCGGCGGTGATGCGCGAGCACTTCCAACGGCTGGCCGGCCGTCTGCTGGAGACCGAGCTGAGCGGCGCCGACCCGTTCGTGGTCGAGATCGGCTGCAACGACGGGATCATGCTGCGCACGATCGGCCAGGCCGGTGTCCGGCACCTCGGTGTCGAGCCGTCCGGCGGCGTCGCCGAAGTGGCCAGGAGCAACGGCGTCAACGTCCGCACCGACTTCTTCCAGGAGTCCACAGCGGTCGAGGTCCGCGAGGAGCACGGCCCGGCCGACGTGATCTACGCGGCCAACACCTTCTGCCACATCCCGTACGTCGAATCCATCTTCGCGGGCATCGACGCGTTGCTCGGCCCGGACGGCGTGTTCGTGTTCGAGGACCCGTACCTCGGGGACATCGTCGCCAAGACCTCGTTCGACCAGATCTACGACGAGCACTTCTACCTGTTCTCCGCCCGTTCGGTCGCCGCGATGGCGCGGCACTTCGGGTTCGAGCTCGTCGACGTCGAACGGTTGGAGGTGCACGGCGGCGAGGTCCGCTACACCCTGGCCCGGCTCGGTGCCCGCACACCGGCACCCGCCGTCGCGGAGTTGCTGGCCGAGGAGGAGGAGGCCGACCTGGCGAACCTGACCACGTTGCGGCGTTTCGCGGGCAATGTGCACACCATCCGCGACGATCTGCGTACGCTGCTCAAGGACCTGCGGGCCCAGGGCAAGCGGGTGGTGGCCTACGGCGCCACCGCCAAGAGCGCCACCGTGGCCAACTTCTGCGGTATCGGACCGGATCTGGTCGAGTTCGTCTGCGACACCACACCGGCCAAGCAGGGCAGGCTCACGCCCGGTTCGCACATCCCGGTCCGTCCCGCGGACGCGTTCGCCGAGCCCTACCCGGACTACGCGTTGCTGTTCGCGTGGAACCACGCCGAGGAGATCATGGGCAAGGAACAGGAGTACGAGCAGGCTGGTGGCCGGTGGATCCTCTACGTCCCCAAGGTCACCGTTGAGTGA
- a CDS encoding helix-turn-helix transcriptional regulator, with the protein MSTTATATTAAMTTAPVPLVGREAELAALSARLLGQDVRLITVTGQVGVGKSRLVAALFERLRDQFADGGAHLDLATADLDGLDGLGDRHFLLAVDGCEDRTRELAPKLAALVTACPRLSVLVASPSRLGVYGEAVVRLAPLRLPDASADMPAFASVPSVRLFVQRTQAVRPDFRLTETNRAAVAELCTRTDGLPLAIELLAAGMELSSPQRLIADMDRDLGCLTGTGSATLSRHHSMTAAIEWSLARLDDGERALLARLAVFTGHFDLAAATAVSRAPQLLAGLVDKNLLSTTECQDGDLIFRMSGPTRRYLVQRDEHRAAQRAHAEYFLGMADEDHSPELIDAWYPDIEAAVTYLRDSGDAAGMTKLTAGNARRPVEHPLTNREFEVAKLVACGMTNREVARNLGIAEWTAVNHLRKIMRKLECSSRVQVASWMTTLDR; encoded by the coding sequence GTGAGCACGACAGCGACAGCGACGACAGCGGCGATGACGACAGCGCCGGTGCCGCTGGTGGGCCGGGAGGCCGAGCTGGCGGCGTTGAGCGCGCGGCTGCTCGGCCAGGACGTCCGGCTGATCACCGTCACCGGCCAGGTCGGTGTCGGCAAGAGCAGGCTGGTCGCCGCGCTGTTCGAGCGCCTGCGCGACCAGTTCGCCGACGGCGGCGCCCACCTTGACCTGGCCACGGCCGACCTGGACGGGCTCGACGGGCTGGGGGACCGGCATTTCCTGCTCGCGGTCGACGGCTGCGAAGACCGCACCCGGGAACTCGCGCCGAAGCTCGCCGCGCTGGTCACGGCCTGTCCACGGCTGAGCGTCCTGGTGGCCAGCCCCTCACGGCTCGGCGTGTACGGCGAAGCCGTCGTCCGCCTCGCCCCCTTGCGTCTGCCGGACGCCTCCGCCGACATGCCGGCGTTCGCGAGCGTGCCGTCCGTGCGGTTGTTCGTGCAACGCACCCAGGCCGTGCGGCCGGACTTCCGCCTCACCGAGACCAACAGGGCCGCCGTGGCCGAGCTCTGCACACGCACCGACGGACTGCCATTGGCCATCGAGCTGCTGGCGGCTGGGATGGAGTTGTCCTCGCCGCAGCGGCTGATCGCCGACATGGATCGTGACCTCGGCTGCCTGACCGGCACGGGATCGGCCACGTTGTCGCGGCACCACAGCATGACCGCGGCGATCGAGTGGAGCCTGGCCCGGCTCGACGACGGCGAACGCGCTCTGCTCGCCCGGCTCGCGGTGTTCACCGGCCACTTCGACCTCGCCGCGGCCACCGCGGTCAGCCGCGCCCCGCAGTTGCTGGCGGGTCTCGTCGACAAGAACCTGCTGAGCACGACCGAGTGCCAGGACGGCGACCTGATCTTCCGGATGTCCGGCCCCACACGGCGTTATCTCGTCCAGCGTGACGAACACCGTGCGGCGCAACGGGCACACGCCGAGTACTTCCTCGGCATGGCCGACGAGGACCACTCGCCTGAGCTGATCGACGCCTGGTACCCGGACATCGAGGCCGCGGTGACCTACCTGCGGGACTCCGGTGACGCCGCCGGGATGACGAAGCTGACGGCGGGCAACGCGCGCCGTCCGGTGGAGCACCCGCTGACCAACCGCGAGTTCGAGGTGGCCAAGCTGGTGGCGTGCGGGATGACCAACCGGGAGGTGGCGCGCAACCTCGGGATCGCCGAGTGGACCGCGGTCAACCACCTGCGCAAGATCATGCGCAAACTCGAATGCTCCTCACGGGTCCAGGTGGCCAGTTGGATGACCACCCTGGACCGGTGA